A part of Nostoc sp. HK-01 genomic DNA contains:
- a CDS encoding ISSoc13, transposase orfB yields the protein MGRSKGGFSTKIHLRCDGNGKPITFLLTVGERHEAVVFEQLMAQGAVKRPGVGRPRLRPKRLVGDKGYSSGNIRRYLQRRGIRLTIPRRSNERRRGKFDKSIYRQRNRVERCFNRLKQFRRIATRYEKKADNYLAMLTLASIILWL from the coding sequence TTGGGACGTTCTAAAGGTGGTTTTAGCACCAAGATTCATCTGCGTTGCGATGGTAATGGCAAACCTATTACATTTTTGCTGACTGTTGGTGAACGTCATGAAGCAGTGGTATTTGAGCAACTAATGGCACAAGGCGCGGTCAAACGCCCAGGTGTTGGTCGTCCTCGCTTACGCCCAAAGCGATTAGTCGGTGATAAAGGTTACAGCAGTGGTAATATTCGTCGCTATTTGCAGCGACGTGGCATTCGCTTAACCATTCCACGTAGGTCGAACGAACGCAGACGCGGTAAGTTTGATAAATCTATTTATCGCCAAAGAAATCGGGTCGAGCGATGTTTCAACCGTTTGAAGCAATTTCGTCGGATTGCTACACGCTATGAGAAGAAAGCTGATAACTATCTTGCAATGTTGACGCTTGCTTCTATCATTCTTTGGCTATAG
- a CDS encoding oxidoreductase, short chain dehydrogenase/reductase family protein, whose protein sequence is MRAISEGLRLESNGEIRSTNISPGAVATELTTTISDQDTAARMNEFYAITIDADAIARAIAYAIEQPDDVDVNEMIIRPTRQEL, encoded by the coding sequence GTGAGAGCGATCTCTGAAGGGCTAAGACTAGAATCAAATGGTGAAATTCGTTCAACTAATATCTCCCCAGGCGCAGTTGCCACTGAGTTGACCACCACCATTAGCGATCAAGATACAGCAGCAAGAATGAATGAATTTTATGCGATCACCATTGATGCAGATGCTATTGCCCGTGCGATCGCCTACGCCATTGAACAGCCCGATGATGTTGATGTGAATGAAATGATCATTCGTCCAACACGTCAAGAACTTTAG
- a CDS encoding nuclease inhibitor homolog yields MSQTETTSQILEQLRKASDSLLMMSESDYPFETFLWKDAAPITPEKVVQQSEHPQDTPVEMLSVDDFFTVATTPQDWHSEQEKATVTKFQNLVQTIKSTLKNPQVYRVGHIEIDAYILGETPTGDLAGLSTKLIET; encoded by the coding sequence ATGAGCCAAACTGAAACTACTTCACAAATCCTAGAGCAGCTTCGCAAGGCATCTGATAGCTTACTCATGATGAGTGAGTCTGATTACCCATTTGAAACTTTTCTTTGGAAAGATGCTGCACCCATAACGCCCGAAAAAGTTGTACAACAGAGTGAGCATCCACAGGATACACCTGTAGAAATGCTATCGGTTGATGATTTTTTTACTGTTGCTACTACTCCCCAAGACTGGCACAGTGAGCAAGAAAAGGCTACAGTTACTAAATTCCAAAACCTTGTACAAACTATCAAATCGACCTTAAAAAACCCGCAGGTGTATCGCGTCGGACACATCGAGATTGATGCTTACATCCTCGGCGAAACTCCCACAGGTGATTTAGCTGGACTTTCTACTAAACTTATCGAAACTTAG
- the trxA gene encoding thioredoxin — protein sequence MTAIYIQDETELDTLLETEPLLVVDCTATWCGPCKLIAPLIDKLAAEYSDRVKVFKLDLDANQPVAKRFAIRSIPAVMFFKQGKLAQTIVGVKTYEEFSSTFDKYLT from the coding sequence ATGACTGCCATTTATATTCAAGATGAAACCGAATTAGATACCCTGCTTGAAACCGAGCCGTTACTTGTCGTAGATTGTACAGCTACTTGGTGTGGCCCATGCAAACTGATTGCCCCCTTGATAGATAAACTGGCAGCAGAATACAGCGATCGCGTTAAAGTCTTTAAACTAGACCTGGATGCCAACCAACCTGTTGCTAAACGATTTGCTATTCGTAGCATTCCTGCTGTCATGTTCTTTAAGCAAGGCAAATTGGCGCAAACAATCGTCGGTGTCAAAACCTATGAGGAATTTAGTAGCACCTTTGATAAGTATTTAACTTGA
- a CDS encoding nicotinamide mononucleotide transporter PnuC → MFEFWSVNSIAFNILGYPMSYVEFLGTIFYLWSVWLISQRNILTWAVGIISVLMYMVLFYQIRLYSDMIEQIYYLAVSVYGWWRWSTPKLDGGEVLNVRYSPKCKIIVAASITIVLTFVMGALMSQIHTILPAIFPEKASFPYLDALTTIMSFTAMWLMTHKRIESWYYWIIVDVIGIWLYYVKEVRFIALLYVILLFMAINGLISWLSAVKLRHS, encoded by the coding sequence ATGTTTGAGTTTTGGAGTGTGAACAGTATTGCTTTCAACATCTTGGGTTATCCCATGAGTTATGTTGAATTTTTAGGAACAATTTTTTACTTATGGTCAGTATGGCTAATTTCTCAAAGAAACATACTAACTTGGGCTGTAGGGATTATTAGCGTATTAATGTACATGGTGCTTTTCTACCAAATCCGTTTGTATTCAGATATGATAGAGCAGATTTATTATTTGGCAGTGAGTGTTTATGGCTGGTGGCGATGGAGTACGCCCAAGCTAGATGGTGGAGAAGTTTTAAATGTTCGATATAGCCCAAAATGTAAAATTATTGTTGCAGCTTCAATAACAATAGTTCTAACTTTTGTGATGGGAGCATTGATGAGTCAGATTCATACAATCTTACCTGCAATATTCCCAGAGAAAGCTTCTTTTCCTTACTTAGATGCACTCACAACAATTATGAGCTTTACTGCCATGTGGCTAATGACCCACAAGCGAATTGAAAGTTGGTATTACTGGATTATAGTTGATGTGATTGGCATTTGGTTATATTACGTTAAAGAAGTAAGATTTATTGCTTTACTTTATGTAATTTTATTGTTTATGGCAATTAATGGCTTAATATCTTGGCTCAGTGCTGTTAAGTTACGCCATAGTTAA
- a CDS encoding GntR family transcriptional regulator, whose translation MDFAITIDPQASLPLHRQVYEELRQAILSGRLAPGQKLPSSRTLSQFLSISRATVTQSYEQLLSEGYLETILGSGTFVCRQLPDDLLNTAPIQAASQPVTSSVSLSTYGQNLDEKAFFRWTEAELEINFSYGRPAFDKFPIDLWRKLLDRHCRSSPGVLDYTVYSKGYEPLRQAIASYLARSRAVQCDTEQIIIVGGSQQGLDLITRLFIDRGDGIALEEPGYLGARRVFLAQGASLFPIPVDQSGLIVNSLKTNIIPNLKLVYVTPSHQFPTGAVLSLPRRLELLTWAQKTGVMIIEDDYDSEYRYGERPIPALQGLDQGNSVIYLGTFSKVLFPALRLGYLVVPQNLVPIFARAKWLVDRQCSLLAQYALTDFITEGHLERHIRRMRSLYNQRRQTLVQSLLFYFGDLVTIVGENAGMHLMVKIHTHLCDEEIIQRTAQTGVSIVPAYPNYLKASPKSEFILGYAELNESQITEGVRRMAQVIMGN comes from the coding sequence ATGGATTTTGCCATTACTATTGATCCACAGGCATCTTTACCTCTGCATCGCCAAGTTTATGAGGAATTGCGTCAGGCGATTCTTTCAGGTAGATTAGCACCAGGTCAAAAACTACCTTCCAGCAGAACACTGTCTCAATTTCTCAGCATTTCCCGTGCTACTGTCACTCAAAGCTATGAACAATTACTCAGTGAGGGTTATCTAGAAACCATTTTGGGATCAGGAACTTTTGTTTGCCGTCAACTTCCTGATGATCTACTCAATACTGCACCTATTCAGGCAGCATCACAACCAGTCACTTCATCGGTATCTTTATCAACTTATGGTCAAAATCTGGACGAAAAAGCATTTTTTCGCTGGACAGAAGCAGAATTAGAAATTAACTTTAGCTATGGAAGACCAGCGTTTGACAAGTTTCCCATAGACCTGTGGCGCAAGTTATTAGATCGTCATTGTCGCTCAAGTCCAGGCGTGCTTGATTATACGGTTTATTCAAAGGGGTATGAACCATTGAGGCAGGCGATCGCTTCTTATCTAGCACGTTCTAGGGCAGTTCAGTGTGATACAGAGCAAATCATTATTGTGGGTGGTTCTCAGCAAGGACTTGACTTAATTACCCGCCTATTTATTGACAGGGGTGATGGGATTGCACTAGAAGAACCTGGTTATTTAGGGGCAAGAAGGGTTTTTTTAGCGCAAGGAGCTAGTTTATTTCCAATACCAGTAGATCAATCTGGTTTAATCGTTAATAGTCTAAAAACAAATATAATTCCCAACCTCAAACTTGTTTATGTGACTCCATCTCACCAATTTCCTACAGGAGCAGTTTTATCACTTCCCCGCCGACTAGAGTTATTAACTTGGGCGCAGAAAACAGGAGTGATGATTATTGAAGACGACTATGATAGCGAATATCGTTATGGTGAGCGCCCCATACCAGCCTTGCAAGGATTAGATCAAGGTAACTCAGTGATTTATCTTGGCACATTTTCCAAGGTACTATTTCCAGCTTTGCGTCTAGGTTATTTAGTTGTGCCACAAAATTTAGTACCTATTTTTGCCCGTGCCAAATGGCTAGTAGACAGGCAATGTAGTTTATTAGCACAGTATGCCTTAACTGATTTTATTACAGAAGGACATCTAGAACGTCATATCAGAAGGATGCGCTCGCTCTACAACCAAAGACGGCAAACTTTGGTGCAATCTTTATTGTTTTATTTTGGCGATTTAGTCACCATTGTGGGAGAAAATGCAGGAATGCACCTTATGGTAAAAATACACACTCACCTTTGTGATGAGGAAATCATTCAGCGTACCGCCCAGACCGGAGTAAGTATTGTGCCAGCATATCCTAACTATTTAAAAGCTAGTCCTAAAAGTGAATTTATTTTGGGATATGCCGAACTAAATGAGTCTCAAATTACGGAAGGAGTGAGACGAATGGCTCAAGTGATTATGGGAAATTGA
- a CDS encoding transposase — MDSTGVKVYGEGEWKVRTHGVGKRRTWRKLHLGVDEESGEILGAVVTTNDVADCEALTDILEQIEPPIEQVSGDGGYDTKGCYDTISQRGARAIIPPRSNAKMQQPYPHSPSHPRDENLRRVNQVGRKKWKQESGYHRRSLSETAIFRLKTIFGGKLRRRFFDHQAVELFLQCAALNRMIQLGKPDSYKIEG, encoded by the coding sequence GTGGATTCAACTGGAGTAAAAGTCTATGGTGAAGGCGAATGGAAAGTCCGTACACATGGGGTTGGTAAAAGGCGGACATGGCGTAAGTTGCATTTAGGCGTTGATGAAGAAAGTGGTGAAATTTTAGGTGCGGTTGTAACTACTAATGATGTCGCTGATTGTGAAGCCTTAACTGACATATTGGAACAGATAGAGCCGCCCATAGAGCAAGTATCTGGTGATGGTGGCTATGACACAAAAGGTTGTTACGACACCATTTCACAAAGGGGGGCAAGAGCGATAATTCCACCGCGTAGCAACGCCAAAATGCAACAACCATATCCTCATTCCCCGTCGCACCCTAGAGATGAAAATCTGCGAAGGGTGAATCAAGTCGGGCGTAAAAAATGGAAACAAGAGAGTGGATATCATCGACGTTCATTATCCGAAACAGCAATATTTCGACTTAAAACTATTTTTGGAGGTAAGTTAAGACGACGCTTTTTTGATCATCAAGCTGTCGAGTTATTTTTACAATGTGCGGCGCTAAATCGCATGATCCAGTTAGGTAAGCCCGACTCCTATAAAATCGAAGGCTAA
- a CDS encoding ATPase/kinase involved in NAD metabolism gives MARKCGLTLGKYAPLHKGHQFVIETALAEMDEVLVMIYDCPEVTAVPLTVRAKWLQTLYPQIEVIEAWDGPTEIGDTFEIQKKHEEYILKKLESKKVTHFYCSEFYGEHVSIALGAVNRLIDKERQTFAVSGTKVRQKPYAFKDYVHPDVYRDLITNIVFLGAPSTGKTTIASQLAKEYKTVWMPEYGREYWEQNQISRRLLLSQLVEIAQGHLEREENLLLQANQYLFTDTNALTTYQFSLYYHKTVLPDLVELAHQAVFRYDLVFLCDADIPYDHTWDRSGETNRLIFQKQIKSDLILRKIPFFILSGDLNTRINFVKNILNRYQKYHNLLDFFLEN, from the coding sequence ATGGCCAGAAAATGTGGACTGACGTTAGGGAAGTATGCACCGCTTCACAAAGGACATCAATTTGTGATCGAGACTGCCTTAGCAGAAATGGATGAAGTGCTAGTAATGATTTATGATTGCCCAGAGGTAACAGCAGTTCCCTTAACAGTTCGGGCTAAATGGTTGCAAACACTGTATCCTCAAATTGAGGTGATTGAAGCATGGGATGGGCCAACAGAAATTGGTGATACCTTTGAAATTCAGAAAAAGCACGAAGAATATATACTGAAAAAATTAGAATCAAAAAAGGTTACGCACTTTTACTGTAGTGAATTTTATGGCGAACACGTCAGCATTGCATTAGGAGCCGTTAATCGTTTAATAGACAAAGAACGCCAAACTTTCGCCGTTTCTGGAACCAAAGTTAGACAAAAACCTTATGCTTTTAAAGATTATGTACATCCTGATGTTTACCGCGATTTAATTACTAATATAGTATTTCTCGGTGCGCCCTCAACTGGAAAAACAACTATTGCATCCCAATTAGCAAAAGAGTATAAAACTGTATGGATGCCAGAATATGGACGGGAATACTGGGAACAAAATCAAATCAGTAGAAGGCTATTGCTGTCGCAACTTGTAGAAATTGCCCAAGGACATTTAGAACGGGAAGAAAATTTGTTGTTACAAGCCAACCAATACTTATTTACAGATACGAATGCCTTAACAACTTATCAATTTTCCTTGTACTATCATAAAACTGTTCTTCCAGATTTAGTAGAACTAGCACATCAAGCTGTATTTCGCTATGATTTAGTTTTTCTTTGTGATGCAGACATCCCTTATGATCATACATGGGATCGCTCTGGAGAAACAAATCGTCTTATATTCCAAAAACAGATTAAGAGCGATCTAATTCTTAGAAAAATTCCATTTTTTATTCTAAGTGGCGATTTAAATACACGCATTAATTTTGTTAAAAATATATTGAATCGATACCAAAAGTATCATAACTTATTAGATTTTTTTCTTGAGAATTAA
- a CDS encoding sugar-non-specific nuclease NucA homolog — translation MQLINRFRTLIAVTGLVTLLGCSPAIIQSLSAQKPPQPTTTTPAQPRTSPHLLLGNPSGAVNSTANPDNYLIIRPQYALSYNRDKGIPNWAAWQLNKNWLGNLARPGFTPDTTLPNGWYRVTPNDYSGSGFDRGHMVPAADRNKTQQNSQAVFLMTNIIPQAPDNNQGPWERLESYSRDLAKQGKELYIYAGSSGTGGIGKNGEKATIANGRVTVPARTWKIIVVLDKPGLGLNGVNRNTRVIAVDMPNKQGIKNDKWIKYRTSVKKLEEITGYNFLRNVPIEIQEVIEAKVDNVSIN, via the coding sequence ATGCAGTTAATAAATCGCTTTCGGACATTGATTGCTGTTACTGGGCTAGTTACATTATTGGGGTGTTCACCAGCGATCATTCAATCACTTTCAGCACAAAAGCCTCCACAGCCGACAACCACAACACCAGCCCAACCGAGAACCAGCCCACATTTACTGTTGGGAAATCCCAGTGGAGCAGTCAACAGTACTGCCAACCCAGACAACTATTTAATCATTAGACCACAATACGCTTTATCGTATAACAGAGATAAAGGAATACCAAATTGGGCAGCTTGGCAGCTAAACAAGAATTGGTTAGGAAATTTAGCTCGTCCAGGATTTACACCTGATACTACATTGCCGAATGGCTGGTATCGAGTCACGCCAAATGACTACAGTGGCAGTGGTTTTGACCGAGGTCACATGGTTCCTGCCGCCGACAGAAACAAGACACAACAAAATAGTCAGGCAGTATTTTTAATGACCAACATCATTCCTCAAGCCCCAGACAACAACCAAGGGCCTTGGGAACGACTAGAAAGCTACAGCCGAGATTTAGCAAAACAGGGTAAAGAACTTTACATATATGCGGGTAGTAGCGGGACTGGAGGGATTGGTAAAAATGGAGAAAAAGCTACCATTGCTAATGGTAGGGTGACTGTTCCGGCCAGAACTTGGAAAATAATTGTTGTCTTGGATAAACCAGGGTTGGGTTTGAATGGAGTGAACAGAAATACTCGTGTGATTGCCGTAGATATGCCCAACAAGCAGGGAATTAAAAATGATAAATGGATTAAATATAGAACTTCTGTGAAGAAACTAGAAGAAATTACAGGCTATAATTTTCTAAGGAATGTACCAATAGAAATTCAGGAAGTTATCGAAGCTAAAGTTGATAATGTCAGCATTAATTAA
- a CDS encoding SNase-like nuclease, translated as MTVVSVGDGDTLRVRNQQGQTITVRLGCVDAPELKQNPWGEQSKSRLRQLLPVGKSVQVRSIERDRYKRLVAEIFVNNRSVNLTMVQEGQAVVYRQYLKGCNSTKGQFLQAESSAKSKKRGFWNQSQLVMPWDFRRGQKPTQATNMRSQTQQCDQSYPDICIPPNSPDLNCPDIPYRRFKVVPPDPHGFDRDGDGVDCER; from the coding sequence ATGACAGTGGTTAGCGTGGGTGATGGCGACACGCTGCGAGTACGCAATCAACAAGGGCAAACTATTACTGTTCGGCTCGGCTGTGTCGATGCACCTGAACTCAAACAAAACCCTTGGGGAGAGCAATCTAAATCTCGTCTCCGGCAACTACTGCCAGTAGGTAAATCTGTACAAGTTCGGTCAATTGAACGCGATCGCTACAAAAGACTTGTGGCTGAGATTTTCGTGAATAACCGTTCTGTTAACCTGACAATGGTGCAAGAAGGACAAGCTGTAGTTTATCGGCAGTATCTCAAAGGATGCAACAGTACCAAAGGGCAATTTCTTCAGGCTGAGTCGAGTGCTAAAAGTAAAAAGCGGGGATTTTGGAATCAATCGCAGCTGGTGATGCCTTGGGATTTTAGAAGAGGTCAAAAGCCAACTCAAGCAACAAATATGCGATCGCAAACACAACAGTGCGATCAATCCTACCCAGATATTTGCATTCCGCCCAATTCGCCTGATTTGAATTGCCCTGATATTCCCTACCGCAGATTTAAAGTGGTTCCGCCAGATCCGCACGGGTTTGATAGAGATGGGGATGGTGTGGATTGCGAAAGGTAG
- a CDS encoding type III restriction enzyme res subunit: MRSLLPKRNIPLTDADLASLEELLFNAEAVESRERFEEVYGNNLSLKLFIRQLVGLDSDLRYLTVSRKAACRETFLAFSTQS; the protein is encoded by the coding sequence ATGCGATCGCTTCTCCCCAAACGTAACATCCCTCTGACTGATGCAGATTTAGCGTCTTTAGAAGAACTGCTGTTCAATGCCGAAGCAGTCGAAAGCCGAGAGAGGTTTGAGGAAGTCTACGGGAATAACCTCAGCCTCAAGCTATTCATTCGTCAGTTGGTTGGTTTAGACAGTGATTTGCGATACCTGACGGTAAGCCGCAAAGCGGCTTGTCGTGAGACATTTCTTGCATTTTCAACGCAAAGTTGA
- a CDS encoding transposase and inactivated derivatives-like protein has protein sequence MILPPQSRGDLTERQWKLLMPLLPAQKPKTGRPSKDHRTMINGMLWILRTGAPWRDLPERYGEWETVAGRFYRWRRSGIWQKILQSLQQQADASGQLDWEVHYVDGSVIRAHQHSAGAKRGS, from the coding sequence ATGATCCTTCCACCGCAAAGTCGGGGCGACTTGACAGAGCGACAATGGAAGCTCCTGATGCCGCTGCTTCCCGCTCAAAAACCAAAAACAGGCCGTCCGAGCAAAGACCACCGCACAATGATTAACGGTATGTTGTGGATTTTACGAACCGGAGCGCCGTGGCGCGACCTCCCAGAACGTTATGGAGAGTGGGAGACAGTCGCAGGTAGATTTTACCGTTGGCGTAGAAGTGGCATCTGGCAAAAGATTCTACAGTCCTTGCAACAACAAGCTGATGCTTCGGGGCAACTGGATTGGGAAGTACATTATGTAGATGGTAGCGTTATCCGTGCCCACCAACATTCGGCCGGAGCAAAAAGGGGGAGCTAG
- a CDS encoding putative signal transduction protein containing EFhand domain, producing the protein MTTEQELRSLFNTLDGAQDGKISLNELFLSPGLSAVISSQTNTTRVCFKTKTIAKE; encoded by the coding sequence ATGACAACCGAGCAAGAACTTCGCTCTCTTTTTAATACCTTAGATGGAGCTCAAGACGGCAAAATCTCCCTGAATGAGCTTTTTTTAAGTCCTGGCTTAAGTGCAGTCATCTCATCACAAACAAATACAACTAGGGTGTGTTTTAAAACTAAAACTATAGCCAAAGAATGA
- a CDS encoding dehydrogenase, with amino-acid sequence MTAKATYQFAGKTILITGGAGDIAKATAHRFAAHGAGVVLLDVNEPKMVDVAEELKDYNVPVGIFRCDVTSDDDVTKTFSDAFEQFRRIDYIFNNAGYQGLFTKTDEYPLDDFQKVININVVGVFHILKIAAQHLRCGGGGVIVNMASYAGVVGPPNMLAYAASKFAVIGMTQTAAKDLAPYGIRVNAMSPALIGPGFMWTRQTQLQAAVGSQYFDADPEVVEQQMINSVPMRRLGTLAEVANGVAFLMSDEASYITGFNLELTGGQ; translated from the coding sequence ATGACGGCAAAAGCAACCTATCAGTTTGCAGGTAAGACTATCTTAATTACTGGTGGTGCGGGCGATATTGCGAAGGCAACTGCACATCGTTTTGCTGCTCATGGTGCAGGTGTAGTGCTGTTAGATGTAAATGAACCCAAGATGGTAGATGTGGCTGAGGAGCTAAAAGATTACAACGTTCCTGTTGGCATCTTTCGCTGTGATGTGACATCTGATGATGATGTTACCAAAACCTTTAGTGATGCTTTTGAGCAATTTAGGCGGATTGATTATATATTCAATAATGCAGGTTATCAAGGACTTTTTACTAAAACAGATGAATATCCATTAGATGACTTTCAAAAGGTGATCAATATTAACGTTGTTGGTGTTTTCCACATTCTGAAGATAGCTGCACAGCACTTGCGTTGTGGCGGTGGAGGTGTCATTGTTAACATGGCTAGTTATGCAGGCGTAGTCGGGCCGCCGAATATGTTAGCTTATGCAGCTTCCAAATTTGCCGTGATTGGAATGACTCAGACAGCAGCCAAAGACTTAGCCCCTTACGGCATCCGGGTAAATGCTATGTCCCCGGCGCTTATCGGCCCTGGTTTTATGTGGACGCGGCAAACACAATTGCAAGCAGCTGTTGGTTCTCAGTACTTTGATGCTGACCCGGAGGTAGTTGAGCAACAGATGATTAATTCAGTGCCAATGCGCCGTTTGGGAACTTTAGCCGAGGTCGCAAATGGAGTTGCATTTCTGATGAGTGATGAAGCAAGTTACATAACTGGCTTTAACTTGGAGCTTACTGGTGGTCAATAA
- a CDS encoding transposase, with protein MYFKQNRPSNKFASDSSTTNKFTPRPFKVEDSPSQDIVQAKNLDTQPQKSQSEPTYRHLPVFAPNQVQPQPFSSRLQLKIDPISFLFIDWLNLNRDVFAAYQASLGFI; from the coding sequence ATGTACTTCAAGCAAAATAGGCCATCTAATAAATTTGCATCTGATTCCTCTACAACCAATAAGTTTACACCGCGACCCTTTAAAGTGGAAGATTCACCAAGTCAAGATATTGTTCAGGCAAAGAATTTAGATACTCAACCACAAAAAAGTCAGTCTGAGCCAACATATCGTCATCTCCCAGTTTTTGCACCAAATCAAGTGCAACCACAGCCATTTTCTTCAAGACTACAGTTAAAAATTGACCCTATCTCTTTCCTATTTATTGATTGGTTGAATTTAAATCGTGACGTGTTTGCTGCTTATCAAGCTAGTTTAGGCTTCATTTAG
- a CDS encoding TPR repeat-containing protein gives MFQPRSLRLILLLCLFLCSQTTSAYPKVTSLTPPTPTQQRTQTNTPDNNRAAAEKAEAEAYQLAKQKAPYLTQVIPKFEAALKYWRLAKDRKKEALTLDEIAKLYWLRGEYPKALEYAQKALPICQALGDKECEGAATTSLSLIYDQMGEYQKAIDIRLQIPRLFPKNIDFPSIIYTTVGQIYSDKLGEKKNALEYYNKALDYWKEKGNVLKQAETLENIALFYINFGEINKGFNSLKQANNLDPELKRIAPKLKRDVNTYDICSESDL, from the coding sequence ATGTTCCAACCACGTTCTTTAAGATTAATCCTGTTGCTGTGCTTATTTTTGTGTTCACAAACAACCAGCGCCTATCCCAAAGTGACATCCTTAACCCCACCCACGCCCACACAACAGAGAACTCAAACCAACACGCCAGACAACAACCGTGCTGCGGCTGAAAAAGCAGAAGCAGAAGCCTATCAATTAGCTAAACAGAAAGCACCCTACTTAACCCAAGTCATTCCTAAATTTGAAGCAGCCCTAAAATATTGGCGTTTAGCAAAAGACCGCAAAAAAGAAGCTCTAACTCTCGATGAAATTGCTAAGTTATATTGGCTTCGCGGTGAATATCCCAAAGCTTTGGAATATGCTCAGAAAGCCCTACCTATTTGTCAAGCTTTAGGGGATAAGGAATGTGAGGGTGCAGCCACTACTTCACTTAGCTTGATTTACGACCAAATGGGAGAATATCAAAAGGCAATTGATATCCGTCTGCAAATTCCACGACTGTTTCCTAAAAATATTGACTTCCCATCTATCATTTACACCACGGTTGGACAGATTTACAGTGACAAATTAGGCGAAAAAAAGAACGCACTAGAGTATTACAACAAAGCTTTGGATTACTGGAAAGAAAAAGGTAATGTTCTCAAACAAGCTGAAACACTCGAAAATATTGCTTTATTTTACATCAATTTCGGTGAAATCAACAAAGGATTTAATTCCCTAAAACAGGCTAATAATCTCGATCCAGAATTGAAGAGAATCGCTCCAAAATTGAAGAGAGATGTAAACACGTACGATATATGCAGTGAGAGCGATCTCTGA